GTTTTTCTGGACTGAGCATGGCAAGCACCCTATCGAGATTTCTTGCTTTAAGTAATATATGGACAAGCCTTTCCTGTCCATGAGCGCCTATTTTCAAAGATTTAGCCTCTCTCGTCAGTTCTTTTTTTGCGCACTCTTCGCAAATCGATTCGTTGTTAAAGCGGATAGAGTTATTATTCACTGTGGTATATTTTCCTGCCAGAAGACACAGGCGGCATGTGGTTGTATACCCATAATCGAGTTGATATGCACTGAGCAGTTCCTTGAATCCTGCCTCAGAGACCTCATTTCCTTCAGCGATAAGTATCTTATCTGCAAGCCTCAGAAGTTCGATGAGTTCATCCGGCGCCCTGAACTCTTCTTTTTCTCCCTGTTTTATCCTGAATTTACCAGCGCGTGCTCCTTTTGAAGTATTTTTTAATATCAGAATCCCTTGAAAAATGGGCTCTATATCATTATTTTTAATTGGTAGAACGAGGATTTTTGATTCCTGCGGATGGATTATGAGAGAAAGCATTTACAATACTGAATATACGCCTCATGTTATTAATTTTGGCGTAGCTTTAGGCCTGAGTAGTTTACTTATTGTTGTTGATAAAAAGGGCTTAATCACATCTATGCTACAAACCTCACTCGAATAATGCAGATTATTTAAAGAATTAATTAATGAAGGAAAGACTATTATTATTGTATTACATGATAAGGAGCTGGCGTAGAACTGCGATCGAATCATAAAACTGAAGGATGGAAAAATTGAAATGGAAAATACAGTTGAAGTTTCGCGAATATCGAAATCATTTAATGGTAAATTTGTAGTTAACGAAATATCTTTTGATATCTTACCTGGCGAGATATTCGGTTTAATAGGACCAAATGGTTCCGGGAAAACTACAATTATACGCATGCTTCTTGATATAATGAGACCGGATTCGGGGATGATAAGAATGCGGGATAGCAAGCTATCTGAAGAAATGAAAGATAAGATAGGCTATCTTCCTGAAGAACGGGGTTTGTATCGAAAGCTAACAGTCATGGACACTCTCATGTACCTTAGTGCATTGAAAAATAAACCGAATAAAGAAAGGGCCGAAGAACTCCTCGAGATTATGGGCATGTTGTCACATAAGGATAAGAAAATTTCTGAGCTGAGTAAGGGTATGCAGCAGAAAATCCAGATCATTGCGGCGATTATACACGATCCTGATATAATAATCCTTGATGAGCCTTTCTCAGGGCTTGACCCTGTTAACATGAAGCTTGTGCAAGACATGATGCTTGATCTAAAGAAAGAAGGGAAAACCATACTCATAAGCACTCACATGATGGATAAGGTAGAGCATATGTGCGATAGGATATTCATGATACACAGGGGGGCAATGGTACTGTACGGCAGCATGGAAGAAATAAAAGCCAGATATAGGAAAAACACAATATTCCTTGAGTATGAGGGAGAACTGAAAAGAATACAGGGGATTAAAAAAATCAATGATTCCGGAAAGTATGCCGAAATGGTTCTCGATGAAGGCGCTGATGCCCGGCAGGTATTAAGGACCTTACTGGATGAGGTCAGGGTCAACAAATTCGAGATAGCAGCCCCATCGCTCAACGAGATATTCATTGAACTGGCAGAGGGAATATGAAAAAATACATGCTCATTGCCAAACATGAGTTCATGACTCAGATAAAAAGAAAAGAATTCATTCTGATGACCCTCGGGATACCGCTTTTCATCCTTATTATATCTACTATTCCTGTACTTTTTTTTGGTATCGAAGGACTCAAAGGCGAGGAAGTCAAGGTCGGCTATATAAATAAGATCAGTACCTTCCAGTCATCTAATTTTACAGAATATCAGGATGAAAGCTCTGCGAAATTGGCTCTTGAGAACGGGGCTATAACTCATTTTTTTATTATTCCGGCTGATTACCTCAATACCGGAAAGATTTACATCTATTCGACAAAAAAAACATCCCCTGCATCCACGACAAAGGTGGAAGAAAAAATCAGGGATTTCTTGATAGATAATCTGTTAAAGGGACAACCTGAGAATATTATTCAGCGAGTAAAGCAGCCGATAAATAGCGAAATTTTTACAATAGATAAGAACGAAGAAAGCAAAGAAGGATTCGGCACATTTATAATTCCTTTAGGCTTTGCTTTGCTTTTTATTATAGCGATATTCTCTTCTTCGGGTTTCCTTCTCCAGGGCATAGTCGAAGAAAAAGAGAACAGGGTAATAGAGATACTCCTTTCCTCTGTTTCCCACAGAGATCTTTTCATCGGTAAAATCCTTGGTCTTGGCGCCCTGGGGCTTTCGCAGTTGCTCATATGGCTTTTGTGCGGTATCGCGCTCCTCTCGGCTTCCTTGCCGTTTATCGCAGGTTTCCTGGGCGGCATTAAACTATCCCTTATGGTCGTTGTCCTTGCGCCCATATACTTTATTTTGGGTTATCTGGTATTTGCAAGCATAATGGCTGGTGTGGGCGCGATATCGACATCCTCACAGGAAGGGCAGCAACTGGCAGGGATATTTTCTATCACTGGTATGATACCAATATTCTTTCTGATGTTCATAGTTGACACTCCTAACAATCTTTTTTCAAGGTTCCTGAGTTTCTTTCCGCTTACATCGTCTGTGACCATGATCCTCCGCCTTTCCATTTCCGAAGTGCCGGTTAGCGATATTGTCATAAGTCTAATCATTCTTATTGCTGCTGTGATCGGAATTATTGAATTGTCAAGCAGGATTTTCAGAGCCACCTTGCTGATGTATGGAAAAAAACCAACCCTCAAAGAGGTGATAAAGTATGTACGAGAAAACTAAGGAGGATTTTGATTAACTTTTTGTTTTCATCCATATAAACGCAATGTCAACACTTTTTCTGTTTTTTTAGACATACTGCATGAACGGAGCTAGGACAGGTGCAGAGAACGTATCGCGATCAAGTGCGGTGCGCCCAACATGAAAGGGTTGCCTTTCGGAAGAGGTTAACGCATGTTAAACTATGGAGGGCATATAAAATTATCATTGATGAACGTTATTTATTCAAATGCACAACTTTTGGAGGCGGGAAACCATTAAAATAAGTGGTTGAAGCGATCGTATAGGCACCAATATTTTCAGCATAAAGCAAATCGTCAATTTGCAGATCTTCCGGCAGCTCATCGGCCAGTGAAATAGTGTCGAAAGCGTCGCAGGTGGGGCCAAACGTAGCGCAAACTTTTTTCTCTCCCCCCTTGAAGGAATGCAGTGGATAGTGCTGATGATCAAAAACCTGTCCGGAAAAAGTATGATAAACACCGTCGTTCAGATAATAGCATGTTTTTCCATCACGAACAGCCTTACCAATAATTTTCGTGATCAAGGTACAGGCCGTTGCCACCATAAATCTCCCCGGTTCGGCAATTACCTGAATATCATCATTGGGGAACAAACGCCTTATTTCCGAATTCAAAATTTCAGACAGGGCGGAAAAAGATTTTACGTCCGGCGTATACTTTACCGGAAAGCCGCCACCGATATCCAAAACCTTTCTTTTTTTACCTTCTCTGTCAACAAACCCAATTTGATAGTTTCTCAATTCTGCTTCCTTGAAAATCGAGGAGGCGAAATTCAAAGCTTGCGAATAGTTATCAAAATTATTGCACTGGCTGCCTACGTGGAAACTAATGCCTTCAACCCCAAGCCCTAAATTCACAGCTTCGGCGATAAGATCAACCGCTTCTCCAGGATGGGCTCCAAATTTTGAAGAAAGCTCAACCATAGAACCGGTATTAGGTACGCGGATCCTTAAAACAAGACCAACATCCGGGGCATGTTTTTTTATCTTTCTCAATTCTTCAACATTGTCAAAAGTAACTAATATTTTATATTCATTTAACTTAGCCAGGACTTCGGCAGGCTTGATGGTATTAGCATAAATAATCTTATCCCAGATAAAATCCTGCCGTTCTTTTTCTGGCAAATGCTTGATATTATCATGGACCAGCATAAATTCAGGGAAAGAAGCCACGTCAAAACTTGCACCCATATCATACATAGTTTTGATAATTTCAGGATTGGAATTGGCTTTAACAGCAAAATATGCCTGCACATCAGGCAATTTTTCCCTGAATTCACGATAATTCTCCCTGATTTTTTCATGATCTATGATAAAAACCGGCGTACTGTGTTCCCGGGCAATTTTTTCTAGAATTTTATGTTGTTTTTCGATCATTATTGTATCCGATATTATTAACAATTATTCTTATTAATCTATAAAAAGAAAATTTTCAAATTGCCAGGGATCAGGATTGGATTTCGCTGCCGGATTTTCTTTAAAAAATATTTTGCGATTTTTGAGCGGCGTCCAGTCCGACGGAGTAGAAATAAATTTTCCGAGATACGGTTTAGCAATATCCAGAATAAAATCATGAGGCAGGTCGTCGGGCAATTTAATACCTTCCCGTGGATTTTCAAGCATCCAGAGTACGGCAGCAACAATACCCGCAGCTACTTGAAGGGTGGTAGCGTTTTGGCCCGGAACGAGAGATCTGGCTTCGTCAATGCTTAAAGAGCTGCCCGTCCACCAGGAATTATAATAATGCCCCATTAAGAGCGCTCCCAAAGTGTCATCGCCAGATGTAATTTCATCTGTCATAATTCTGATCTTTGGCTGGAGTTCGTAATTCCGGCAGCGCAATTCGTGAAGCGAAGAAAGCGTTTCATGGCAGGGCATATAAGCATAATTTACGGTAGGCCGGTAGATCGCCTTACCATTTTCCCAAACAGTCAACCGGTCTGAAAGGCCGAATGCTTCACCGTGGCGGATCATCATACCGACAATTTCTTCATCCGGTATCCACGATCTGACCCATGTATTGATGCCCATTTGAGGCAAAAAAATTTGATTTTTAGGTCCGCACGGAGGTATATTGGCCAAAGAAGGCAGCTTCCTCTCATGCGTGCCCCAGCCCATTTCAGCCGGCGCCGTCCCTTCTTCCCTCAATCCTTCAATGCTCCACGTCCCTACAAATTCGTTAACTAATTTTGGCTTGTTGGTAATTTGAGTATCTCGCTCACTACAATGGATTACCTTAATTCCTAATTTTTCCGATAGTTGGGCAAAATCCCTGTTTTTTGCAAGATGGGCAATTTCTTCTTCATCTCCCTGAGAAACTTTCTTATCAGCACAGATACGAGCAGCAATATCCAATAGGCCTTGCTTGACGAAGTGAGAAATGAGGCCGGGATTAGCGCCATGGTCAACAACAGCCGTCGGCGCATGTTTCCAATCACGGGAAAGATCCCGCAACTGCATTTGCCGCCAATAAAGCGATTTTTCAAACGGGCTCTTCGTATAAATTCCCTCAGAAGGATCCCAGAGTTCAATCGAAGTATTAACGTACAATACATTGTGTTCATGGCACCACTTAATAATATCATTGGCGCCTATATTCCACGCTAAATCAATGAGCAAACCTTCATTATCCACATATTTTGACAAAACTTGATCTAGATTTTCCGGGGTAATTTTTTCGTGAAAATACTTTATTCCCCGATCAGTATATTTTTTCAGAGCTTTTGATTTGTCTTCAAAATCAATTAAGGTAATGTTTTCTAACGGAACATCGAGCTTGTCCAATAAAACAGGAAGGGTGCATTGTGAAACTGAGCCATAACCGATAATAAGGATTTCATTGTTAAATTTTTTTTTCATTTTTTCCATTCCGCAGGAGGTCTAATAATTATTCATAGTTTTTAAATTTTTCCTTAATCGAAAAAATCATTGCTCCTTCAGCATAATTGATATATCCATTTCTTTCTTTGCTCGCGACGTAAACGTAACACAAAGATATAATTCTTCGTATTGAATACCACCTGACGACCGGGTTTCAAATTATTCACTTTCAATAAAGACCACTTTGATGGTTTGAAGAACTGGAAATGTTTTAACGTAAGTTAATCTCAGAAAAAGATGATATACAGACCGATTCATTTTGCCGTGAACCGCCCCCTTGCAGCACAAGCCTCCAGCTATGCCTGCAGCTGACTGTGTACTCGCGCCTTTGATATTTATTTCCAGAGGTCATTCCTGAAATACCTTTAATAGTCGAATCTATTTTATCCTTATTACGTATTGCTTTAAGGTCTTGAGCTTCCAGTTCTTCTCCCGGAATCAGCCTATCAAAAAGTCTTGAATATAAATTCGTAATCATATCAAGATCGGTTCGAGTCTTTTTCAATTCAAACATTGTTCCCATTCAATATCATTTAATATTTTAAACCTTATTTGGATTTTCCATAGCAGCCTCTTTAGGCCGCAGCATTTCCGCCCAAGATCGATACATACAAAATAAAGAGTTGTCAAAGGGTCAAAATCCACTCAAACCTTTGATTTAGCCCTTTGATCAACCGAATTCAAGCCACGTATTCCAAGTATCCCGTAGTTATATAGGAAACCGGCTTTCCATTTACGTAACCACTGACTTCATACACTCCTGTTAATTCCCAGATGATCCGATAGCCACCACCTTCAAGGCCTATCGGGATCGGGGTCATGTGTCCTGTGGTGAAAACCATGTTCAACTTGTTTTCTCCGGAATTTGCGTTCAGAACAGTAACTAACGGGAAAGGGGCATCTGGCAGTATTGGTACAGTATTCATTATTTCATGTCGGATCTGTATTTCGTTATCTTTAAACCCGGCTATTATTTTTTTGTTCTTCCAGAATTCAAGGACTGTACTCTTTGATCCTGTGTGGTTCATATTGGTGATGTTGCCAAAGGAGAATGTGTATGTCCCGGTCTCGTCTCCACCTTTCACCTGGGTTGCCTGCCCCCAGTCCCATCCCAGGTCATCCTGCCAGAGCCAGTAACCCCAGTTGTGGTCATGATACCCTCTTACGTTTTTAAATGTGTATGTCTTTTCCTCTGCAGTCCCTCTATTGACGGTGAATTTACCGTTCACTTTCATCTTTGGCGATGCTGAAAGCCAGTTGATTATCCTGCCTTCCCCAAGAGGAACACTGAAAACAGGGGCATGCTCAGCCTCTGGTTTGAATATCGCATCAAAAACCGACCGGGTATCTGCAGATACAACATGCAGGTGATATCCTTCTTTGGTCAGTCTTACACTACTTCCAGCTATCCTCATGTCAGGCGTCATGTCCGACCATTCTGCAAGGGTAACAGGATATACATCCGCGGTAAGATTCTCCTTGACTAGGGTGAAGTAACTCATAAGGACTACGGCAGCGCTCATCCCCGGGTCTGAAACATTTCCATTCAGGGTCAATGTTGTTATGAATGAAAGGTTTTGCTCATCATCAAGGATATTGAAATAGTGCCATTCTTTATACATGAGGACCCCTGGATAGCCTCTGGTTGGGGGATGGAAAGCGTCTATTTCAGATAATTTATTTTTAAGGCTTCCACTTTCCATTGCAGCTCCTGTTCCATATTCAGCAATTACAGGCGATGCAACAGATAGAAATCCGGCGCATGTTAATGCTATTACGCAAAGCAAATTGATTGTTCTCTTGTTCATGTTTTAGACTCCTCTTTATATTTTATTTTTCAGGCCAATTGGCTGTATCTTTGTTCTGAGATGTTAAAATAAGATGAATAGCAGGAATACATTTTGCTGATTTTTCACCGTAATCCCTCATCTCCCGTTTATTATGACAAGACAGCAGTCTATAATAATATCAATTATAAATTTAAATGTTTCGTTGCGCAGAGTTTATGTGCTTACCTGACATAGAACCGCTGGTTTTGAGGCAACAGGAGTCTTCCATTATGGACAAATTAGCGCTTATCACCAGAAATACCGAAGAGGTAGTTACAAAAGAGGAACTTGAAGCACTTGTCAATTCAGACAAACAATGTTCCGCTTACGTGGGCTACGAACCCAGCGGCAAGATCCACATGGGTCATGTGCTCACCGTTAACAAGCTCCTCGACCTCCAGCAGGCAGGCTTCAAAATCACCGTGCTGCTTGCGGATATCCATGCCTATCTCAACGAAAAGGGAACCATGGATGAAGTGAAAAAGATTGCCGACTACAACAAGAGATGTTTCATAGCGCTCGGTCTTGATGAGAAAAATACCAATTTCGTGCTCGGCTCTTCGTACCAGTTGGAGCCTGATTACATGCTGGATGTGCTCAAACTGGCGCGCACCACCACGCTGAACCGCGCACGCCGCAGCATGGACGAGGTGAGCAGGGATGCAGAGAACCCCAAGGTCTCCCAGATGATTTACCCACTGATGCAGGCGCTGGATATCGCTCATCTGGGAGTTGACGTGGCTGTGGGAGGCATCGACCAGAGAAAGATTCATATGCTGGCGCGGGAAGGACTGCCCGAGTTCGGATACAGGGCGCCGATATGCATCCATACACCTATCCTTCTCGGGCTTGATGGCAAGAAGATGTCCTCAAGCAAGGGGAATTACATCTCTGTGGATGACACGCCTGAGGATATAAAAAAGAAACTGAAAGGGGCGTTCTGCATTGAGGGCGAGGTGAGGGATAATCCCGTTCTTTGCCTTTTCAAATTCCACATCATGCCGCACTATCCTGAAATAACCATCAAGCGCCCTGAAAAATACGGCGGAGACTTGCATTACAACAGTTACGAAGCGCTTGAATCCGATTTTGCAGAAAAGGCGCTTCACCCGATGGATTTGAAAGCAGCGGCTGCTGAGTATATGAATATGATACTTGAACCTGTGAGGAAGTTGATGGTGGAGATATGATTACGCACATAGTTTTCTTTAAATTGAAAGACCGAAGCCCGCGAAGTGTTGAGAAGGCAAGAGATGTTCTGCTGGGTATGAAAGGCAAAATACCTCAGTTGCGTCATTTTGAGGTGGGGACAGATGTTCTTCATTCCGAGCGTTCGTATGACATTGCTCTTGTGACGAAATTTGATTCGATGGATGACTTGCAGGCATATCAGGCGCATCCGCTGCATGTTGAAGTGGCAAAGTACATGACTTCGGTGAGAGAAGCAGCGCCTACAGTGGATTATGAATCGAAAAAGTAATGACATCTGCGTTTATTGCGGTTTTTATAATCCCAGATAATCTCCCTGTATCCTCACAACTTCGGTGCTGTCCTTTGCATTGGAGTACCTTTCCAGAGGCTCTTGGTTTAGTTCCAAAAATATCGGTCCCCACTTGAACTTGTTCAATATAAGCGCCGCCTGCTCTTTCTCCCCAAGTATGTAGAGCGCCGCAGCAAAAGCCTCAACCGTGCTCAGCTTGAAAGGCTTTCCGTAGTTCACAGCGTTGGCGGCAAGCAGGTACGGCAGGGCGCGGTGCCTGAGCCTGAGTTTCTGCAGTACCGGGAACACTCGCTCAACCTCCTCCCATGAGCAGTCAAGCACCACGATGCCCCTGCCTGCATCATCAGCAGGAGAAAGCGCCTGCTCGGAAAATGGGTCAAGGAATAGCGCTTCGCGGGGAAGGTCTTTTGGGGAATCATGCAGCGTTGCCAGATTGAACCTGGCAAGTTTTTTCCCTGTGCACTTTTTGGGGTCGCACTGGCGGGCATGGTAGAGGTGGAGGGGAATCATACACTTTAATTGATATTGCGGCTTTATTATTATATCCTTAAATACAAGTTTCCACATTATTCACTCAATGAAAAGCTCCGAGATACTCACCTGTTTCCAGTGCGGCACATGCACGGGAAGCTGCCCCTCAGGCAGGTACACAAGCCTGAACGTCAGGAGGATTATCAAAGATTCCCTACAGAAAGACATCTCAGATGAACTTGACCTCTGGATGTGCACCACC
The sequence above is drawn from the Candidatus Methanoperedens sp. genome and encodes:
- a CDS encoding ABC transporter permease, producing the protein MKKYMLIAKHEFMTQIKRKEFILMTLGIPLFILIISTIPVLFFGIEGLKGEEVKVGYINKISTFQSSNFTEYQDESSAKLALENGAITHFFIIPADYLNTGKIYIYSTKKTSPASTTKVEEKIRDFLIDNLLKGQPENIIQRVKQPINSEIFTIDKNEESKEGFGTFIIPLGFALLFIIAIFSSSGFLLQGIVEEKENRVIEILLSSVSHRDLFIGKILGLGALGLSQLLIWLLCGIALLSASLPFIAGFLGGIKLSLMVVVLAPIYFILGYLVFASIMAGVGAISTSSQEGQQLAGIFSITGMIPIFFLMFIVDTPNNLFSRFLSFFPLTSSVTMILRLSISEVPVSDIVISLIILIAAVIGIIELSSRIFRATLLMYGKKPTLKEVIKYVREN
- a CDS encoding DUF367 family protein, whose product is MIPLHLYHARQCDPKKCTGKKLARFNLATLHDSPKDLPREALFLDPFSEQALSPADDAGRGIVVLDCSWEEVERVFPVLQKLRLRHRALPYLLAANAVNYGKPFKLSTVEAFAAALYILGEKEQAALILNKFKWGPIFLELNQEPLERYSNAKDSTEVVRIQGDYLGL
- a CDS encoding Dabb family protein; this encodes MITHIVFFKLKDRSPRSVEKARDVLLGMKGKIPQLRHFEVGTDVLHSERSYDIALVTKFDSMDDLQAYQAHPLHVEVAKYMTSVREAAPTVDYESKK
- a CDS encoding type III PLP-dependent enzyme; the protein is MIEKQHKILEKIAREHSTPVFIIDHEKIRENYREFREKLPDVQAYFAVKANSNPEIIKTMYDMGASFDVASFPEFMLVHDNIKHLPEKERQDFIWDKIIYANTIKPAEVLAKLNEYKILVTFDNVEELRKIKKHAPDVGLVLRIRVPNTGSMVELSSKFGAHPGEAVDLIAEAVNLGLGVEGISFHVGSQCNNFDNYSQALNFASSIFKEAELRNYQIGFVDREGKKRKVLDIGGGFPVKYTPDVKSFSALSEILNSEIRRLFPNDDIQVIAEPGRFMVATACTLITKIIGKAVRDGKTCYYLNDGVYHTFSGQVFDHQHYPLHSFKGGEKKVCATFGPTCDAFDTISLADELPEDLQIDDLLYAENIGAYTIASTTYFNGFPPPKVVHLNK
- a CDS encoding saccharopine dehydrogenase NADP-binding domain-containing protein produces the protein MEKMKKKFNNEILIIGYGSVSQCTLPVLLDKLDVPLENITLIDFEDKSKALKKYTDRGIKYFHEKITPENLDQVLSKYVDNEGLLIDLAWNIGANDIIKWCHEHNVLYVNTSIELWDPSEGIYTKSPFEKSLYWRQMQLRDLSRDWKHAPTAVVDHGANPGLISHFVKQGLLDIAARICADKKVSQGDEEEIAHLAKNRDFAQLSEKLGIKVIHCSERDTQITNKPKLVNEFVGTWSIEGLREEGTAPAEMGWGTHERKLPSLANIPPCGPKNQIFLPQMGINTWVRSWIPDEEIVGMMIRHGEAFGLSDRLTVWENGKAIYRPTVNYAYMPCHETLSSLHELRCRNYELQPKIRIMTDEITSGDDTLGALLMGHYYNSWWTGSSLSIDEARSLVPGQNATTLQVAAGIVAAVLWMLENPREGIKLPDDLPHDFILDIAKPYLGKFISTPSDWTPLKNRKIFFKENPAAKSNPDPWQFENFLFID
- a CDS encoding tyrosine--tRNA ligase — its product is MDKLALITRNTEEVVTKEELEALVNSDKQCSAYVGYEPSGKIHMGHVLTVNKLLDLQQAGFKITVLLADIHAYLNEKGTMDEVKKIADYNKRCFIALGLDEKNTNFVLGSSYQLEPDYMLDVLKLARTTTLNRARRSMDEVSRDAENPKVSQMIYPLMQALDIAHLGVDVAVGGIDQRKIHMLAREGLPEFGYRAPICIHTPILLGLDGKKMSSSKGNYISVDDTPEDIKKKLKGAFCIEGEVRDNPVLCLFKFHIMPHYPEITIKRPEKYGGDLHYNSYEALESDFAEKALHPMDLKAAAAEYMNMILEPVRKLMVEI
- a CDS encoding ATP-binding cassette domain-containing protein; amino-acid sequence: MENTVEVSRISKSFNGKFVVNEISFDILPGEIFGLIGPNGSGKTTIIRMLLDIMRPDSGMIRMRDSKLSEEMKDKIGYLPEERGLYRKLTVMDTLMYLSALKNKPNKERAEELLEIMGMLSHKDKKISELSKGMQQKIQIIAAIIHDPDIIILDEPFSGLDPVNMKLVQDMMLDLKKEGKTILISTHMMDKVEHMCDRIFMIHRGAMVLYGSMEEIKARYRKNTIFLEYEGELKRIQGIKKINDSGKYAEMVLDEGADARQVLRTLLDEVRVNKFEIAAPSLNEIFIELAEGI